Part of the Candidatus Eisenbacteria bacterium genome is shown below.
AGGAAAGGGAGGTCTCTTCGGCAACGTGATCCGAATTTCTCCACCGCTTAACATTTCGAAGAAAGATGTTGATGAAGCTGTCAGGATTCTGGATTTCGCTCTTAGCTAGTCTGGACCATTCCGCAGCACTCCTTTGGGGCAAGGTATCCATCACAGACTGCATAACGACGTATTCCTATCAGAGATGGAAGCCGCACAGACGCATCTGTTGTTCATCGGGGACGTTCGGGGACTGTTTTCAAGAACATGAAAGGTGGAAATTATGGCTGGTGAGACTGGAGTGACGAACTACAGGAACTACGTGGGCGGTAAGTGGCGCGAGACGACGACAGGAAGGTACGTACCGAATAGAAACCCAGCAAACAAGGAAGAGATTCTCGGCAAGGTTCCTATCTCGTCGGCTGCTGAGGCAAAGGAGGCAGTCGAGGAAGCAAGGAAAGCCCTTCCCTCCTGGTCTCAACTTCCCTGGCCGGTGAGGGGCAATTATCTCTTCAAACTGGTCCGGCTTATGGAAGCCGACAAGGAAAATCTCGCGAGACTCCTTACCCTCGAAGAGGGAAAAACACTCAAAGAGTCTCTGGGTGAAGTGCAGAAATCAATCAACATCGTCGAGTTCATCGCGGGTGAGACAAGAAGAGCCAGCGGGGAAACGACACCGTCCGAAATGCCAAGTACATTTTCCTACACGATCCGTCAGCCGCTCGGGGTTGTCGCGCTTATCACCCCGTGGAATTTTCCTGTTGCAATCCCATGCTGGAAGATAGTTCCTGCAATTGCCGCCGGAAACACAGTCGTTTTCAAACCCGCGACGTTAACGCCGTCGACGGCAGTGAGAATTGTTGAGCTTATCGAGGAGGCCGGTGTTCCCAAAGGAGTAGTGAATCTTGTTTTCGGTTCCGGCGGTGAAGTGGGAGAGGCGCTGATTCAGGATGAGGCGGTAAAAGCAGTCTCTTTCACGGGTTCCAATGAAGTTGGTTCAAGAGTATACCAGCTTGGTGCAAAGCGAGGAATAAAGGTTCAATGCGAAATGGGAGGAAAGAATCCCGTTATCGTGTTAGGGGATGCTGACCTTGAGCTCGCTGCAGAGGGAACTGTTCAAGGGGCGTTCGGTTCGACAGGCCAGAGGTGTACGGCGACGAGCAGGGCCATAGTCGTCGAAAAAGTCGCTGACAAGTTTGTTGATCTCGTGCTGAGCAAATCACGTTCCATCAAGGTCGGCCACGGTATTGACCCGACCGTTCAGATGGGACCCTCAGTCGACGAAAGCCAGTTCAAGACTGTCCTTTCATACATCGAGATAGGCAAGAAGGAAGGTGCGAAACTCATTCTCGGAGGAAACAGAATAACCACGCCTCCTCTTGACAAGGGCAATTTTGCCGAGGTGACGATCTTCGATTTTGTGACGCCGAAGATGAGGATTGCCAAAGAGGAGATTTTCGGGCCTGTCCTTGCAATAATGAGAGTCAAAGACCTTGAGGAAGCGATTGAGGTTGCAAACGATGTGATCTTCGGACTTTCTTCTTCAATCTATACAAACGACGGCGCAGCCATGTTCAAATTCATAGAAAAAATAGAGACAGGCATCACGCATGTAAATTCGCCCACAGTCGGCGGAGAGGCTCAACTGCCCTTTGGCGGAATCAAAGGAACCGGAATCGGGACAAGGGAGCAAGGGAAGACTGCACTCGAGTTCTACACCGAGCTCAAGACTGTTTACATAGACTATACGGGGAAGAAGAGGGATACGAGCATCTATTAGGAGGTTAGATAGCCATGGTTATCAAGGACGGGTTAGTGGTCACAGCCCAGGATTCCACCAAGGCGGATGTCAGAATCGAAGGAGAAAAGATAGCTGCAGTCGGACAGTCAATCTCCCCTCAGTCCGGCGAGCCCGTGATCGATGCCAGGGGGAAGTACGTACTTCCCGGAGGAATCGACGTCCACACGCACATGGAGCTCCCCTTTGGAGGAACTGTCTCGGCTGACGATTTCCACTCAGGAACAGTTGCCGCGGCGGCAGGAGGCACGACAACCATTATTGACTTTGCCATTCAGGGTAAGGGTCAGTCTCTTCGTGATACTCTGGATGCATGGAAGAAGAAAGCCGGAGGAAAGGCAGTCATTGACTACGGCTTTCATGTTGCGATTGGCGAAATGACAGAGAGCATCATGAATGAGATGAAGTCAGTAGTCGAAGGAGGATGCCCGAGTTTCAAGCTGTTTCTCGCTTACAAGGGCCTGTTCCAGGTGGATGACGGGACTCTCTACAAGGCTTTCCTCAGGGCGAAAGAGATAGGCGCTCTGATATGCATACATGCGGAAAACGGCGACATAGTTGATGTGTTGACCAAGAAACTTCTTGCCGAGGGAAAAACAGAGCCGAAGTATCACGCTGCCTCAAGACCTCCCGCAGTTGAAGCAGAGGCAACAGGAAGGGCAATAGCAATCGCCGCATTCGCAGGAGCGCCGGTTTACATAGTCCATTTGACTGCAAAAGAAGCGCTAGCCAAGGTCAGAGAAGCCAGGGCTCGCGGTGAAGCAGCGTACGCAGAAACATGCCCGCAGTACCTCCTTCTCTCCTCTGAAAGATACGACGAGCCGAATTTCGGCGGGGCGAAATATGTTATGTCACCGCCGCTCAGGCCAAAAGAACACAATGAGGCGTTGTGGCAAGGCCTTCAGAAAGGCGACCTGCAGGCAGTATCAACAGACCACTGTCCTTTCAATTTCAAGGGACAGAAGGACCTGGGAAAGGCCAGTTTCAATCTTATTCCTAACGGCCTGCCTGGAGTCGAAACCCGGCTTCACCTTCTTTACACGGAAGGCGTTACGAAGGGAAGGTTCTCCGTTAACAAGTTTGTCGATCTTGTCTCAACCACTCCTGCCAAGCTGTTTGGCCTTTTCCCAGAGAAAGGAACGGTCCAGAAAGAATCTGATGCCGATATCGTGATTTTTGACCCCAACAAGACGTTCATTCTGAGTGCAAAGACACATCATCAGAAGGTGGACTACAATCCCTATGAGGGATTCGTTTCAAAGGGAACTGTCGATACCGTCATATCCAGGGGCGAGGTTGTTTTCAGTGATGGCAGTTTCCTCGGGAAGGCCGGAAGAGGAAGATTCCTAAAGAGAAAGCCGTTCTCAGCGAAGAACATCTGACAGGCACGACCGCGATGTGGAGCGGCGGGCCTAATGATCAGAAGCGCCCCGGCAATGGCCGTGGAAAGAATGCTCAACCGGGCCCTGGATGTTTGCAACTCAGGAGTTGCCAATAGCTTCCGCAGAAAGTAGCAGGTTTATCCTCTTGTCAGGCAAGTTCCCATTCGAGGGAAATCATGGCCGCACCTGAGAAAAACTCATCAGGAAGCGTGGAACCGAGGTCCCCATTGGATGGAGTCGTTATCCTCGATCTCACCAGGGTACTTGCCGGGCCTTATTGCACCATGATTCTTGGCGACATGGGCGCCGAGGTCATCAAGGTGGAACCTCCAGGCAAAGGAGATGACACGAGGGCATGGGGACCGCCGTTTGTGGACGGAGAGAGCGCCTATTTCCTCAACATAAACAGAAACAAAAAGAGTATCACGCTTAACCTGAAGAGCGAGAAGGGAAAGGAAATACTTCGCGGGCTGGCGAAGAAGGCGGATGTCCTCGTAGAGAACTTCAGGCCGGGAACAATGGACGACCTGGGTTTTTCCTACGAGAGTCTCTCCGATTTGAATCCGAGGCTGGTCTATTGCGGAATGTCCGGATTCGGCAGGACAGGTCCTCAAAGAGAGAGGCCGGGATACGACATCGTTGTGCAGGGCGAAAGCGGCCTCATGAGCATTACCGGCTTCCCGGACGGTATGCCTCTCAGGGTGGGCGTTGCAATCAGCGACATAGTGACCGGAATGTTTGCGGTGCAGGGAATCCTCCTTGCGCTTTTCGCAAGAGAAAAAACCGGAAAGGGCCAACTCGTTGATATTTCTATGCTCGATTCCCAGGTCGCATGCCTTACCTATCAGGCGGGAATCTACTATGCTACGGGAATCTCTCCGCAGAGATTGGGCAACAGGCATCCCACAATCGTTCCTTACGAGACCTACCAGACCAACGACGGCTATGTGAACATTGCAGTCGGAAACGAGACACTCTGGGCGAAGTTCTGCGATGCGCTCGATCTTGGATGGCTGAAAGATAAAGAGGAGTTCAAGACTAACTCAAAGCGCGTTCAGAACTACCCAATCCTCAACGAGATTCTTGTGAAAGAACTTCTGAAACGAAGTTCAACAGAGATTGTTGAAGCCCTCTCCCGTGCAGGTGTTCCATGCGGTTCCATTAAAGATCTCGATGCAGTCTTCAAAGATGAGCAGGTAGTTCATAGAGGAATGCTTAAGATAGTAGATCACCCGAAGCTGGGAAAGATCAGGACGACTGGCACCCCACTCAAGCTCTCTGCATCAGGAGAAACTCCCTCCCTCCCTCCCCCGCTTCTCGGCCAGCACACTGAAGAGATTCTCCACAAGTTCTTAGGATATACCGAGGAAACCATCGATTCCCTGAGAAAAGCTGGGGCTGTCTAGTAGGCCAATTGCTTCTCTGAGGCGTTTCTCCTTCGTGCTCCGCCGCTTTCTCAACCTTTCACAAAAGCGACTGCCCAGTCGCGTTTGAGCCTCGGGTACTCAGCCAGTGCGAAGCCTGCAGTTCGTGCTGCAGTCTCGGTAGCTTCACGCTCGGCTGCTGAGGCATGGTGTCCCGGTTCGACAACCAGAAGGTTGCCACCTGGTTTCAGAGCCCTGTGCACGTCACTCATGAGACTGCCGGCATCCTTAGCATGGTGTATCACATAGACAGCCAGCGCGAAATCAACCTGGCCGCTCAGGTTTCGGATACCAAGGTCTTCCTCACTGCACACTCTTGTTTCAATTCGTTCGGAAAGGCCCGCCTTCTCTGCCTTCCTTCTGAGATTTGCGATGACCTCGACCTGGGCATCGATCGCGATGACTCGCCCCTCGCGTCTGACTAATTTGGCCATCCCCAAGCTGTAATAGCCTTCACCGCAGCCAACATCCAGAACGGTCATACCGTGTTTCACGTAATCTTTCAGTAATCTCCCAGGAGTCTCGAATAGATACCTGATTGGTTTCGCCAAGACACGGTCAATCCATCCTGCAAAACTACCACCCATCACCGTGAACCTCTCGCTGAATCGGACAACTGCAAGCTGGAGTGACCCCACCGCACGGGCACACTCCCAATCCAGCTCTTGTGAAATCGATTCTGTTGTATCAGAAATACTGATACATACCAACATGTTTCATTTATGCTGAAACAGATACCGTGGCACATGTCAGGTTTTGCTTTGTGAATGACTTGGATGCGGGAGAGACGCATAAACCGCGAAGTCGGACTGACCAGCTTCGTGCTTCGCGGGTGGTCTCATACTTGTCGGGCTGTGCGCATTTCTCTTATCTTCCGATCAGGCATCAATCAACCTCTAATCAGCCCTGCCTCCTGAAAACTGTAGTATCCTTTCCTCGTCACGATGACGTGATCCAGAACACGGAGTCCGAGTATTTTTCCGGCTTCGGTCAGTTGGTCGTGCATGTGGAGGTCGGCTTCACTCGGCCGAAGTTCTCCGCATGGGTGGTTGTGAGCGAAGACCACGGCGGCCGCTCGGTCGGCAATGACATCGGCGAACACTTCGCGAGGATGGACGGGGCTTTTGTCAAGCAGACCGATCGTGACCACGCGCTTTTCTATGACTTCGCTGGCACCGTTGAGCGAGATGCAAACGAAGTACTCCTGCTTTTTCCCGGCGATGTCGACCAAGAGCGGCAAGACATCCCGGGCGCAGACAATCTTCACCGTCTCCTTGAGCAGGTGACGCCGAGCGAGTTCAAACGCAGAAAGTATCTGCGCCGCCTTGGCAAGGCCCATACCGGGTACCTCAAGCAGATGGTCGAGTTTCAGATTGCATTTGTGCTCGCGTATGAGACCTGCGACCTGCCGGGCAATCGTTCGAACGTCGACGCCGGGGGTGCCCACCCCAAGAATCGTCGCGACAAGCTCTTCGTCCGTGAGGGCAGGAGCACCCTTCTCCCGTAGTTTCTCCCGTGGGCGACTGTGTTCAGGCATGTCCTTGATGGTTCTCATGGCGTCATTGCATCAGTCTCCCGTGTCAGTGGCCCAATGGAAGACTGATGCAATAGGTGATTGTCCTGGTGTATAGAAGGTCCCTGCGCCGCACTCGCCTGATCACGCCGACACTAAACTTGGATGTCTGGCCTTTAGCCATTTCAACACGTCTCTCTCCAAAGATTCAGCAAACTCAATCAGTTCGTCCGCGTCGGCTTCGGTCGCGCCACCCACATAGTCATATTCCACGGTGTTGCGCTTGGTACGGCAGGTATCGAGGTATTCGGCATCCTCCTTCCGCTCCGCGCCGAGGACAAGTGGAAGCGCTTGCAGGGTCCGGTAGTGCGCGAGATTCTGCACCGGACGATACCCCTCCGCATAAAGCAAAATGGTGCAGAGCTTGAGCGCAGCGTTGTAGGCGATGCCGAAACGCCAGTCGTCGGAGATTTCGCCTTCCCGCGCATCCGTCAGATCACGGCGCACGATCGCGAGGAGATTGCCAATCTCCTCCCGGCTAGTTTCATGCGCCCTAAGCCAGCCGTTTTCCGACCATTGCTTCAAGGTCATGCTCTGAGCCCACCACGAATATCCTCGGCGAGGCCAGCACCGAAGTCAAAAAGTGCTCTTTTTCACGAATCCGCTTTCTTAACTCGGCGGAACTCATTACATGTGGGTTGATGTCGCGTCCTAGCCGATTGCCCACGCCGGAAAGGAGCGCGGACACTTTTCGCAAACCGATTTCGCCGATGACCATCAGGTCAATGTCGCTTTCCGCCGTAGGTGTTCCGCTTGCCACCGAACCGAATACGAACGCGCAGCGGATTTCGTCTGCCTTCAATGCCGCGCTCAAGGCTTCGGCCAGACCGACGGTCTTGAGTACGAGCGCACGGATTTCGACATAGAGCGGATGTTTTTCGTTGGCCGAATAATAGACTCGGTTCCCGTCCCGCCGTCGCGTCACCAGCCCCAACTTCACCAGTTTCTCAATATCCTGCCGCACAGTGCCGATGGCAAACCGGCTCTGTCTCTGGATCTCACGCAGATGCAACGCACCGCCCCGGAGACCGAACAAAACGCGGAAGATCTCCGCCCGCACCCGTGAACAAATCAGTTGTGCTAAGGTGTTCATATGTTCGCTTATACCATACATCTGTGCGGTATGGCCATACATTTTTGCATTTCTCTTACGCCCTGATTTCCGATCTGCGTTCATCCGTGTTCACCCGTGGCTTCGCCCTCTTCCCCCCAAATCCCCATCAACCTGGCCTGAGTCTTCCTTTCAAGAATCTTGATCAGTTTCCGATTTGGCTCCGCCATCGCCTTTTTCCCACAATTTCTCCCCCGGGCGACTGTCTTCAGGCATGTGCCTGACGGTTTTCATTTCTTCCAGTGATCCCTGCTGCCCTGGCGCGATTTCCTCATCTTCGCTTCGCACGAACCGATGACACTTGTCGCAGTGCAACGTCCGAGTTCGGATAATCTTGGCTATTCCGTCTGTTCCCTTTTCAGTCCTTTGGCTGACCGAAACCCGCATGTTGCTGACTTCCCCACATGCAGGACAGATCTCCCTGGCCATCTGTCCTCCTCCTGTTCTTTGCCGTTAACTCAAATCTCTCCGCAGTGCCGAGACAATCTTCTCGTTCGAGAAAGTCCCGGCAAACTGGGTCATATACCAAAGGCTCTTTTCGGAGAATCCCTTACCAAATTCTTCCAGTAATTGTGTACTCAGTGCGTGCACAATCCGCCCGCCACGCTCTGCCCGGATACCCGATTCTTGGGACGCACCCGCTGAAGACCTAGACGGATTGTCCGGATTCCTGTCCGGATACGAAATCGAACGGCCCCGGGCATAGGTCATGCGTTCTTCGCCCGGACCACCAGTTCAACATCGCAGTCCAAGACATGGAGCAGAAAAAGTAGTTGATCGGTGGATTTACGGTAATTCGCCGGATCCAGAACTCGGTAGAATTGCGCCGCGGAAGTGCCGAGTCGGCGAATGATCTCCCGCTTCGACAGAGAAGTTGACTTTACGCGCTTCTGCGCTTCGAGTGTCAGCTTATAGAGGAGACGATTTCGCATATAGCTGGGATCCTGATTATACTCAAGAATCTGGTCGATGTGGACCGTCCCTTCTCTGCCGGATTTCAGAACGTAACTGAAGCCTTCCCGGCCAAGCTCGTCATCAACACAAGCATCTGCAACCAGATTGGCGGACATCGGCTGGGGATCGGCCTTCACATACGGGAACATGAAAGACTGCCTTGAGGTCTTAACCTCAAACGACTTCCTGCGGTTATTGTACCTGACGGATTGGATCTTCATAGCAGATTTTATGTTACCTTGCACGGTAACACCTGTCAACACAAAACCCGCCCACACCTTTTTCCCAAATGACCGGGCTGTACAAAGCCCGCACGCCTTCGGCCAAGTTCACCTGTGGCACACGTCGCGCACATCCGCGACACGAGGAAGAGCAGAAGGGCGGAGAATAAGACGCTTCATTTCAATTGTTGGTTGTGGGTTCGTTTCGAAGCACTGATACAGCCATGTCTCATTCTTACTGAAACTGACAGTGAAGTATGTGCCAAATCCTTCTTTTCGGGTCGTATTGTTGCCGAGCGTGTGCACAAAACGTGGAATCGGGATGGCAAGCTCGTATTCTGTGGGCAGTCTCATGCGTGACAGGTCGGGTTATTTCGCTCTGACGCGCAACCGTCTTTTCCTGGTCAGATCAATGATTCGGTCATTCAGCACTATATAAACCGGCATGCCCGTTTGCGCGCCAAGTTTCCTGGCTCGCCGTGCCGCACGACGCAGCGCTTTTTCTGAAGCCAGAATGTCTGGATCTCTTGAACCTCCTGCTTGTCGATTCATCGATTGTCTCCCGATGCCATTAGACGAGGTAACATGCCTGAATTATCGTGCACTACCCAACTATCTACCAACCGCTGATAGATATTCTGGAAATTACGCAACCCGCTGTTGAACCGTCGCCTTACCACAGACTCAGGCACGCTGTGTCCGCCTTGTGCCACCCGGGCCGCCCGAATAGCGGCTCGATCCGGGTTCACCCACAAACGTATCCGGTGGAGCACATGGTTGTCTTGAAGACTAGGGCGCAATCCCAATAATGACTAACGGAACCGCAGGCACACCGCGCCCTTGTCTGACAACGTTGTAGAACTCACCTTCGTAATAGGCGACACCAGAGCTCATACGCGACTGGAGAGATTTCATGGGGAGGATTTCTATGCCGACATCGATGTGGTCGCCAATGTAGAATGCAAGATGCTTCACAAAAAGATCGTAGGCCACAAACGAATACTTGCCAAATTGCACTTCTATGGCGACCCGGTCTTTCACGAAGTCAGTTTGGTTATAGCTATAAATTGTGACTTCGCCTGCGGCCTCGATTTCTTTCCTCTGCTCTTCTGGTGTTATGGCCAGGGTGGTAATGATAGCGTAAAAGTGTACCACTTGGAGGGCTTGTGACAACGTAAAAGTGACCCACCCCCCAGAC
Proteins encoded:
- a CDS encoding aldehyde dehydrogenase family protein: MAGETGVTNYRNYVGGKWRETTTGRYVPNRNPANKEEILGKVPISSAAEAKEAVEEARKALPSWSQLPWPVRGNYLFKLVRLMEADKENLARLLTLEEGKTLKESLGEVQKSINIVEFIAGETRRASGETTPSEMPSTFSYTIRQPLGVVALITPWNFPVAIPCWKIVPAIAAGNTVVFKPATLTPSTAVRIVELIEEAGVPKGVVNLVFGSGGEVGEALIQDEAVKAVSFTGSNEVGSRVYQLGAKRGIKVQCEMGGKNPVIVLGDADLELAAEGTVQGAFGSTGQRCTATSRAIVVEKVADKFVDLVLSKSRSIKVGHGIDPTVQMGPSVDESQFKTVLSYIEIGKKEGAKLILGGNRITTPPLDKGNFAEVTIFDFVTPKMRIAKEEIFGPVLAIMRVKDLEEAIEVANDVIFGLSSSIYTNDGAAMFKFIEKIETGITHVNSPTVGGEAQLPFGGIKGTGIGTREQGKTALEFYTELKTVYIDYTGKKRDTSIY
- a CDS encoding CoA transferase gives rise to the protein MAAPEKNSSGSVEPRSPLDGVVILDLTRVLAGPYCTMILGDMGAEVIKVEPPGKGDDTRAWGPPFVDGESAYFLNINRNKKSITLNLKSEKGKEILRGLAKKADVLVENFRPGTMDDLGFSYESLSDLNPRLVYCGMSGFGRTGPQRERPGYDIVVQGESGLMSITGFPDGMPLRVGVAISDIVTGMFAVQGILLALFAREKTGKGQLVDISMLDSQVACLTYQAGIYYATGISPQRLGNRHPTIVPYETYQTNDGYVNIAVGNETLWAKFCDALDLGWLKDKEEFKTNSKRVQNYPILNEILVKELLKRSSTEIVEALSRAGVPCGSIKDLDAVFKDEQVVHRGMLKIVDHPKLGKIRTTGTPLKLSASGETPSLPPPLLGQHTEEILHKFLGYTEETIDSLRKAGAV
- the radC gene encoding DNA repair protein RadC → MRTIKDMPEHSRPREKLREKGAPALTDEELVATILGVGTPGVDVRTIARQVAGLIREHKCNLKLDHLLEVPGMGLAKAAQILSAFELARRHLLKETVKIVCARDVLPLLVDIAGKKQEYFVCISLNGASEVIEKRVVTIGLLDKSPVHPREVFADVIADRAAAVVFAHNHPCGELRPSEADLHMHDQLTEAGKILGLRVLDHVIVTRKGYYSFQEAGLIRG
- a CDS encoding DUF1016 N-terminal domain-containing protein, with protein sequence MTYARGRSISYPDRNPDNPSRSSAGASQESGIRAERGGRIVHALSTQLLEEFGKGFSEKSLWYMTQFAGTFSNEKIVSALRRDLS
- a CDS encoding class I SAM-dependent methyltransferase, whose translation is MGSLQLAVVRFSERFTVMGGSFAGWIDRVLAKPIRYLFETPGRLLKDYVKHGMTVLDVGCGEGYYSLGMAKLVRREGRVIAIDAQVEVIANLRRKAEKAGLSERIETRVCSEEDLGIRNLSGQVDFALAVYVIHHAKDAGSLMSDVHRALKPGGNLLVVEPGHHASAAEREATETAARTAGFALAEYPRLKRDWAVAFVKG
- a CDS encoding nucleotidyltransferase domain-containing protein, producing MNADRKSGRKRNAKMYGHTAQMYGISEHMNTLAQLICSRVRAEIFRVLFGLRGGALHLREIQRQSRFAIGTVRQDIEKLVKLGLVTRRRDGNRVYYSANEKHPLYVEIRALVLKTVGLAEALSAALKADEIRCAFVFGSVASGTPTAESDIDLMVIGEIGLRKVSALLSGVGNRLGRDINPHVMSSAELRKRIREKEHFLTSVLASPRIFVVGSEHDLEAMVGKRLA
- the hydA gene encoding dihydropyrimidinase translates to MAMVIKDGLVVTAQDSTKADVRIEGEKIAAVGQSISPQSGEPVIDARGKYVLPGGIDVHTHMELPFGGTVSADDFHSGTVAAAAGGTTTIIDFAIQGKGQSLRDTLDAWKKKAGGKAVIDYGFHVAIGEMTESIMNEMKSVVEGGCPSFKLFLAYKGLFQVDDGTLYKAFLRAKEIGALICIHAENGDIVDVLTKKLLAEGKTEPKYHAASRPPAVEAEATGRAIAIAAFAGAPVYIVHLTAKEALAKVREARARGEAAYAETCPQYLLLSSERYDEPNFGGAKYVMSPPLRPKEHNEALWQGLQKGDLQAVSTDHCPFNFKGQKDLGKASFNLIPNGLPGVETRLHLLYTEGVTKGRFSVNKFVDLVSTTPAKLFGLFPEKGTVQKESDADIVIFDPNKTFILSAKTHHQKVDYNPYEGFVSKGTVDTVISRGEVVFSDGSFLGKAGRGRFLKRKPFSAKNI